The Oreochromis niloticus isolate F11D_XX linkage group LG13, O_niloticus_UMD_NMBU, whole genome shotgun sequence genome has a window encoding:
- the LOC106097515 gene encoding polymeric immunoglobulin receptor isoform X1 produces MAAHLIVLFLFSVLKGVHSITTVSKVSVKAGKSISIPCLYHYQYTDHVKYLCEGYYWMSCSYAVKTNEADPSGKYLISDDKKHQIFTVTINNLTNQNSDYWCGLENTALDNRAYFQLLVTNGTPSLYVDHQRITGYIGENITIRCHHSNSGEMKWCRLDRNCVTGSSGSMDGTTVSTDMRDPNIFTVTMSGLKSNDSGWYWCAEGDIQIPVYLTVTEKFNTTTTPTTISITSHAVAGNGKLTTMEQWNNFTIVENKQHRASFPPKILIIPLSVLIMIVIVVLFIWFILRHKQSKAESSATAMVGEEVTYSEVRTKKKCSPKAVTEVTYSEVRPMKKRSPKSSFAESDMELVHSSVVEKQRNKRAEGKETEVTYSTLANLY; encoded by the exons ATGGCTGCTCATCTCATCGTTCTTTTCCTCTTCAGTGTGCTAAAAG GAGTTCACAGCATAACTACAGTCAGTAAAGTCTCAGTGAAAGCTGGAAAATCTATCTCCATCCCATGTCTCTATCACTACCAATACACAGACCATGTGAAGTACTTGTGTGAAGGTTATTATTGGATGTCCTGCAGCTATGCAGTGAAAACAAATGAAGCAGACCCTTCAGGAAAGTATTTAATCTCTGATgacaaaaaacatcaaattttCACTGTGACTATAAACAATCTGACAAATCAAAACAGTGATTACTGGTGTGGACTGGAGAATACAGCACTAGATAATAGAGCGTATTTTCAGCTGTTAGTTACCAATG GTACTCCAAGTCTCTATGTGGATCATCAGAGGATTACAGGATATATTGGAGAAAACATAACCATCAGATGTCACCACAGTAACTCTGGAGAAATGAAGTGGTGCAGGCTGGACAGGAACTGTGTGACAGGATCATCTGGATCTATGGATGGAACAACAGTGAGCACTGATATGAGAGACCCAAATATTTTCACAGTGACCATGAGTGGACTAAAGTCAAATGACAGTGGCTGGTATTGGTGTGCTGAAGGGGACATTCAGATACCAGTATATTTAACTGTTACTGAGAAATTTAACACTA CCACTACCCCTACTACTATCAGTATTACTTCTCATGCTGTTGCTGGAAATGGAAAATTGACTACAATGGAGCAATGGAATAATTTTACAATTGTagaaaataaacaacacag AGCTTCATTTCCCCCAAAGATCCTCATCATCCCTCTGAGTGTTTTGATCATGATTGTAATTGTGGTGCTGTTCATCTGGTTTATACTCAGACACA AACAGAGCAAAGCAGAATCATCAGCCACAGCAATG GTTGGAGAGGAAGTAACATACTCTGAAGTTAGAACCAAGAAAAAATGTTCACCCAAG GCTGTAACCGAAGTAACATACTCTGAAGTCAGACCCATGAAAAAACGTTCACCCAAG agtTCATTTGCTGAAAGTGACATGGAACTCGTGCACAGTTCTGTTGTTGAGAAACAGCGTAATAAAAGG GctgaaggaaaagaaacagaagttACATACAGCACATTAGCTAATCTCTACTGA
- the LOC106097515 gene encoding polymeric immunoglobulin receptor isoform X2 produces MAAHLIVLFLFSVLKGVHSITTVSKVSVKAGKSISIPCLYHYQYTDHVKYLCEGYYWMSCSYAVKTNEADPSGKYLISDDKKHQIFTVTINNLTNQNSDYWCGLENTALDNRAYFQLLVTNGTPSLYVDHQRITGYIGENITIRCHHSNSGEMKWCRLDRNCVTGSSGSMDGTTVSTDMRDPNIFTVTMSGLKSNDSGWYWCAEGDIQIPVYLTVTEKFNTTTTPTTISITSHAVAGNGKLTTMEQWNNFTIVENKQHRASFPPKILIIPLSVLIMIVIVVLFIWFILRHKQSKAESSATAMVGEEVTYSEVRTKKKCSPKAVTEVTYSEVRPMKKRSPKAEGKETEVTYSTLANLY; encoded by the exons ATGGCTGCTCATCTCATCGTTCTTTTCCTCTTCAGTGTGCTAAAAG GAGTTCACAGCATAACTACAGTCAGTAAAGTCTCAGTGAAAGCTGGAAAATCTATCTCCATCCCATGTCTCTATCACTACCAATACACAGACCATGTGAAGTACTTGTGTGAAGGTTATTATTGGATGTCCTGCAGCTATGCAGTGAAAACAAATGAAGCAGACCCTTCAGGAAAGTATTTAATCTCTGATgacaaaaaacatcaaattttCACTGTGACTATAAACAATCTGACAAATCAAAACAGTGATTACTGGTGTGGACTGGAGAATACAGCACTAGATAATAGAGCGTATTTTCAGCTGTTAGTTACCAATG GTACTCCAAGTCTCTATGTGGATCATCAGAGGATTACAGGATATATTGGAGAAAACATAACCATCAGATGTCACCACAGTAACTCTGGAGAAATGAAGTGGTGCAGGCTGGACAGGAACTGTGTGACAGGATCATCTGGATCTATGGATGGAACAACAGTGAGCACTGATATGAGAGACCCAAATATTTTCACAGTGACCATGAGTGGACTAAAGTCAAATGACAGTGGCTGGTATTGGTGTGCTGAAGGGGACATTCAGATACCAGTATATTTAACTGTTACTGAGAAATTTAACACTA CCACTACCCCTACTACTATCAGTATTACTTCTCATGCTGTTGCTGGAAATGGAAAATTGACTACAATGGAGCAATGGAATAATTTTACAATTGTagaaaataaacaacacag AGCTTCATTTCCCCCAAAGATCCTCATCATCCCTCTGAGTGTTTTGATCATGATTGTAATTGTGGTGCTGTTCATCTGGTTTATACTCAGACACA AACAGAGCAAAGCAGAATCATCAGCCACAGCAATG GTTGGAGAGGAAGTAACATACTCTGAAGTTAGAACCAAGAAAAAATGTTCACCCAAG GCTGTAACCGAAGTAACATACTCTGAAGTCAGACCCATGAAAAAACGTTCACCCAAG GctgaaggaaaagaaacagaagttACATACAGCACATTAGCTAATCTCTACTGA
- the LOC109204716 gene encoding polymeric immunoglobulin receptor-like: MGDVDRRVCARSRRVHSITTVSKVSVKTGKSISIPCLYESQYVNNVKYLCEGYYWRYCSNAVKTNKPDGSGKYLISDDKRKKIFTVTINQLANENTDYWCMVEIDGWVDDRVHFQLSVTSGTPSLYVDHQKITGYIGENITVRCHHSNSGEMKWCRLGRNCVTGSSGSIDGTTVTAHMRDPNVFTVTMSGLKSENSGWYWCAEADIQIPVYLTVTEKPITSNKYKYCKLSTKLYKYENLIHL; this comes from the exons ATGGGAGATGTGGACAGGAGGGTGTGCGCCAGATCTCGAA GAGTTCACAGCATAACTACAGTCAGTAAAGTATCAGTGAAAACTGGAAAATCTATCTCCATCCCATGTCTCTATGAGTCCCAATATGTTAATAATGTGAAGTACTTGTGTGAAGGATATTATTGGAGGTACTGCAgcaatgcagtaaaaacaaacaaaccagacGGTTCTGGAAAATATTTAATCTCTGatgacaaaagaaagaaaatttttACTGTGACTATAAACCAGCTGGCCAATGAAAACACTGATTACTGGTGTATGGTGGAGAttgatggatgggtggatgataGAGTGCATTTTCAACTGTCAGTTACCAGTG GTACCCCCAGTCTCTACGTGGATCATCAGAAGATTACAGGATATATTGGAGAAAACATAACTGTTAGATGTCACCACAGTAACTCTGGAGAAATGAAGTGGTGCAGGCTGGGCAGGAACTGTGTGACAGGATCATCTGGATCCATAGATGGAACAACAGTGACCGCTCATATGAGGGAcccaaatgttttcacagtgaccaTGAGTGGACTAAAGTCAGAGAACAGTGGCTGGTATTGGTGTGCTGAAGCGGACATTCAGATACCAGTATATTTAACTGTTACTGAAAAACCGATTACCAGTAATAAGTACAAGTACTGTAAGTTATCAACTAAACTCTACAAGTATGAGAATTTGATTCATTTATAA
- the LOC112842014 gene encoding polymeric immunoglobulin receptor-like — MFEVYSLTGMAAHLIILLLFSVLKGVHSITTVSKVSVKAGKSISIPCLYESQYKNHVKYLCEGYYWTYCRYAVKTNKADPSGKYSIYDDKNQNIFNVTINQLTNENTDYWCVVEINKGQDYKQYFQLSVTRGTPSLYVDHQRITGYNGESKTIRCHHSNSGEMKWCRLGRNCVAGSSGSIDGAAVTAHMRDPNVFTVTMSGLRSKDSGWYWCAKGDIQIPVYLNLTVRPITSDHYPYYCYY; from the exons ATGTTTGAAGTCTACTCACTCACAGGCATGGCTGCTCATCTCATCATTCTTCTTCTCTTCAGTGTGCTCAAAG GAGTTCACAGCATAACTACAGTCAGTAAAGTATCAGTGAAAGCTGGAAAATCTATCTCCATCCCATGTCTCTATGAGTCCCAATACAAAAACCATGTGAAGTACTTGTGTGAAGGATATTATTGGACGTACTGCAgatatgcagtaaaaacaaacaaagcagaccCTTCAGGAAAATATTCAATCTATGATGACAAAAACCAGAACATTTTTAATGTGACTATAAACCAGCTGacaaatgaaaacactgattaCTGGTGTGTGGTGGAGATTAATAAAGGACAGGATTATAAACAGTATTTTCAGCTGTCAGTTACCAGAG GTACCCCCAGTCTCTATGTGGATCATCAGAGGATTACAGGATATAATGGAGAAAGCAAAACTATTAGATGTCACCACAGTAACTCTGGAGAAATGAAGTGGTGCAGGCTGGGGAGGAACTGTGTGGCAGGATCATCTGGATCCATAGATGGTGCAGCAGTGACCGCTCACATGAGAGAcccaaatgttttcacagtgaccaTGAGTGGACTAAGGTCAAAGGACAGTGGCTGGTATTGGTGTGCTAAAGGGGACATTCAGATACCAGTATATTTAAATCTTACTGTGAGACCAATCACTAGTGA cCACTACccctactactgctactactag